The DNA segment ATCGCTTTGCCAAGATCATCACTTTGACAAAGTGAGGCAAACTCTTCTGCTAATCGTTCAGACTCACCAATAACAGTTTGCCAGTACTTTATTCGCTCTGATGCACTCAACTGAGTAAAGTCTTTTCTATCTGGTATTTTGCCATAAGGTAGCTTAGCGACGAATTCATCGGTAGGGGCCAACACTAGAGTCTTATCAAAGTGCTTTTTGTTGGCAAATCTGTGTTTAATGTATTTATCAAACCAACCTGGCTTAAATTCATTATAAAAGTGTGGATACAATACCAAACCACTATCCTTAGCATTGGGCAAAAACGGTTGATCAAAATGATAATCAATAATGCCACCATCTCGAAACATACCCACACCAGCGCCTTCAATGTCTTTCACGCCATTAATAACCATAGGTATCGAACCTGTTGCCTGTAATGCCTGATGAATATTATGCTTGGTTAATGCAACAACTTTTGAGTCGATACCATCATCATAATCAAAGGGGATTTGAGTAATATCAGTACTAAAAACAGTTCGTTGATAATACTTGCCCAAATGCTTTCTATTTACTCGGTTTGCCAGTGCAGAAGATAGTAAGCCGAGTAATTGAATATATTTGTTTTCATAGCGAGTTAAGCCTTTTGAT comes from the Thalassotalea nanhaiensis genome and includes:
- a CDS encoding patatin-like phospholipase family protein; this translates as MSKALAVYAGKTALAQIKEQGISQEQFKLLVGASGGPKWFVLAGLDRFLCGEFFKSRQTPLYTLGSSAGAWRFSCYAQQDPLAAINRLIDGYSHLTYPSDASISEVTIQSEKLLAHIVSKNADEIASNPMIKSTLIVAKSKGLTRYENKYIQLLGLLSSALANRVNRKHLGKYYQRTVFSTDITQIPFDYDDGIDSKVVALTKHNIHQALQATGSIPMVINGVKDIEGAGVGMFRDGGIIDYHFDQPFLPNAKDSGLVLYPHFYNEFKPGWFDKYIKHRFANKKHFDKTLVLAPTDEFVAKLPYGKIPDRKDFTQLSASERIKYWQTVIGESERLAEEFASLCQSDDLGKAITLI